Proteins encoded within one genomic window of Pithys albifrons albifrons isolate INPA30051 chromosome 9, PitAlb_v1, whole genome shotgun sequence:
- the PIK3AP1 gene encoding phosphoinositide 3-kinase adapter protein 1 isoform X1, producing the protein MAAPGTPGEYDVLIVYASDATEWCQYLQNLFLFTRHIRKHRILSYQLEGESAISHPELDLFNRSRSIILLLSAELVQNFYLPHVLQSLQEALWPPCKVVKLFCGVTDSDDYRTFFKDWSQWQELTNDDEPEAYLAAVKKAISEDSGCDSVTDTETEDEKNPAYSHRLAMSEEHGSSKSTGDHPVVQPDRIQCGVQTTIYIIMKCKLDGEMKTEVEFCPENAFSVRVLAEMENEYTISVKAPNLTSGTVPLQIYSGDLMVGETSVTYHTDMEEISSLLANAANPVQFMCQAFKIVPYSIEALDKLLTESLKKNIPASGLHLFGINQLEEEDMTANQRDEELPTLLHFSAKYGLKNLTALLLTCPGALQAYSVANKYGHYPNTIAEKHGFKDLRQFIDEYVETADMLKTHIKEELMQGEEDESVYESMAHLSTDLLMKCSLNPGSDEELYESMAGFVPGPPEDLYVEMLQCKPDTPVAGDEVSLTTKDSMLRKFLEGGSMDMSNSEEGVYERCGEGVYCPVEQDTFPQEMANRPPVPVPRPESSSPQPDNELYISKIFAQKAQRPENLYVPRGRVKKETIVRPVRDLSQSSIYDPFAGMKTPGQRQLITLQEQVKMGILSVDEAVLHFKEWQLNQKKRSESFRFQQENLKRLRDSITRRQMEKQKKDKSADLEITVPIRHSYNTLGRPECGIYEYTPRKNVFPQKKELKRGDWKTESTSSTTSSASNRSSTRSILSVSSGMEGDSEDNEVPETTRSRSPVAHQAERPPFPERPPRVPPRGASRPVSCEGFYPPPVPPRGR; encoded by the exons GAACCCCTGGAGAATATGATGTGCTGATTGTGTATGCAAGTGACGCCACTGAATGGTGCCAGTACCTGCAGAACCTCTTCCTCTTTACTCGGCACATTCGAAAGCATCGGATTCTGAGCTACCAGCTGGAAGGGGAGTCTGCCATTTCCCACCCGGAGCTGGACCTGTTCAACAGAAGTCGAAGCAtcatccttttgctttctgctgagctggtgcagaaTTTTTATCTTCCTCACGTCCTGCAGAGCCTTCAGGAAGCATTATGGCCCCCGTGCAAAGTAGTCAAGCTGTTCTGTGgtgttacagacagtgatgacTATCGGACCTTTTTCAAGGACTGGTCTCAGTGGCAGGAACTCACAAATGATGATGAGCCTGAGGCTTATCTTGCAGCTGTCAAGAAGGCTATTTCAGAAG ACTCGggctgtgactctgtgactgatACAGAAACAGAAGACGAGAAGAATCCAGCTTATTCCCACAGACTTGCCATGAGTGAAGAACACGGGTCATCCAAGAGCACTGGGGACCATCCAGTGGTGCAGCCTGATCGCATACAGTGTGGG GTGCAAACAACGATTTATATTATCATGAAATGTAAACTAGATGgtgaaatgaaaactgaagttGAATTCTGTCCAGAGAATGCATTCTCTGTGCGTGTGCTGGCTGAGATGGAGAATGAGTACACCATCTCTGTGAAGGCTCCAA attTGACTTCTGGGACAGTGCCTTTGCAGATATATTCAGGGGACTTGATGGTGGGAGAAACAAGTGTCACTTACCACACCGATATGGAGGAAATCAGCAGCCTGTTGGCTAATGCAGCCAACCCTGTACAGTTCATGTGCCAG GCCTTTAAAATCGTGCCATACAGCATAGAAGCACTGGACAAACTGTTGACTGAGTCACTCAAGAAGAACATTCCTGCCAGTGGTTTACACCTGTTTGGCATCAACCAGCTGGAAGAAGAAGATATGACAGCAA ATCAGAGGGATGAGGAGTTGCCAACACTGCTTCATTTCTCTGCAAAATATGGGCTGAAGAATCTCACTGCCTTGCTGCTTACATGCCCTGGAGCGCTGCAGGCCTACAGCGTAGCCAACAAGTATGGCCACTACCCAAACACCATAGCAGAAAAGCATGGCTTTAAGGATCTGCGCCAGTTCATTGATGAATATGTG gAAACTGCAGATATGCTGAAGACTCACATTAAGGAAGAGCTGATGCAAGGCGAGGAGGATGAGTCTGTTTATGAGTCCATGGCTCATCTGTCCACTGACCTGTTAATGAAATGTTCATTGAATCCTGGCTCCGATGAAGAGCTTTACGAATCCATGGCTGGATTTGTCCCTGGTCCTCCAGAAGATCTTT atgtAGAGATGCTTCAGTGCAAACCAGACACTCCAGTTGCTGGAGATGAAGTTTCTCTAACTACAAAAGACTCAATGCTGCGCAAGTTTTTAGAAG GAGGTAGCATGGACATGTCAAATTCAGAGGAAGGAGTTTATGAGCGGTGTGGTGAAGGTGTGTACTGCCCAGTGGAACAAGACACTTTTCCACAGGAAATGGCTAACAGACCTCCAGTTCCTGTTCCAAGACCAGAGTCTAGCTCTCCACAGCCAGACAATGAGCTGTACATCTCCAAAA tttttgCACAGAAAGCTCAAAGACCTGAGAATCTTTATGTCCCTAGAGGAAGGGTTAAGAAAG AGACAATAGTCAGGCCTGTAAGGGACCTGTCTCAGTCAAGCATATATGATCCATTTGCTGGAATGAAAACCCCAGGCCAACGGCAGCTGATAACATTACAGGAGCAAGTGAAAATGGGCATACTCAGCGTGGATGAAGCTGTACTTCATTTTAAGGAATGGCAACTGAATCAGAAAAAGAGATCAGAATCATTCCGGTTCCAGCAG GAAAATCTGAAACGTCTACGAGACAGCATAACCAGGAGGCAAATggagaagcaaaagaaagacaaaagtgCAG ATTTAGAAATTACAGTACCCATTCGACATTCTTATAATACTTTGGGGAGACCAGAATGTGGAATATATGAGTACACTCCCAGGAAAAAcgtttttccacagaaaaaggAGTTAAAACGAGGAGactggaaaacagaaagcacATCCAGTACAACAA GTAGTGCGAGTAACCGCTCTAGCACTCGGAGCATATTGAGTGTCAGCAGTGGGATGGAAGGGGACAGTGAG GACAACGAAGTCCCAGAAACAACTAGGAGCCGCAGCCCAGTTGCCCATCAAGCAGAGAGGCCACCTTTCCCAGAAAGGCCTCCCAGAGTGCCTCCTCGAGGTGCAAGCAG GCCTGTAAGCTGTGAAGGTTTTTATCCTCCACCTGTACCCCCAAGAGGTCGCTGA
- the PIK3AP1 gene encoding phosphoinositide 3-kinase adapter protein 1 isoform X2, which produces MEKLYSDSGCDSVTDTETEDEKNPAYSHRLAMSEEHGSSKSTGDHPVVQPDRIQCGVQTTIYIIMKCKLDGEMKTEVEFCPENAFSVRVLAEMENEYTISVKAPNLTSGTVPLQIYSGDLMVGETSVTYHTDMEEISSLLANAANPVQFMCQAFKIVPYSIEALDKLLTESLKKNIPASGLHLFGINQLEEEDMTANQRDEELPTLLHFSAKYGLKNLTALLLTCPGALQAYSVANKYGHYPNTIAEKHGFKDLRQFIDEYVETADMLKTHIKEELMQGEEDESVYESMAHLSTDLLMKCSLNPGSDEELYESMAGFVPGPPEDLYVEMLQCKPDTPVAGDEVSLTTKDSMLRKFLEGGSMDMSNSEEGVYERCGEGVYCPVEQDTFPQEMANRPPVPVPRPESSSPQPDNELYISKIFAQKAQRPENLYVPRGRVKKETIVRPVRDLSQSSIYDPFAGMKTPGQRQLITLQEQVKMGILSVDEAVLHFKEWQLNQKKRSESFRFQQENLKRLRDSITRRQMEKQKKDKSADLEITVPIRHSYNTLGRPECGIYEYTPRKNVFPQKKELKRGDWKTESTSSTTSSASNRSSTRSILSVSSGMEGDSEDNEVPETTRSRSPVAHQAERPPFPERPPRVPPRGASRPVSCEGFYPPPVPPRGR; this is translated from the exons ATGGAGAAGCTTTATTCAG ACTCGggctgtgactctgtgactgatACAGAAACAGAAGACGAGAAGAATCCAGCTTATTCCCACAGACTTGCCATGAGTGAAGAACACGGGTCATCCAAGAGCACTGGGGACCATCCAGTGGTGCAGCCTGATCGCATACAGTGTGGG GTGCAAACAACGATTTATATTATCATGAAATGTAAACTAGATGgtgaaatgaaaactgaagttGAATTCTGTCCAGAGAATGCATTCTCTGTGCGTGTGCTGGCTGAGATGGAGAATGAGTACACCATCTCTGTGAAGGCTCCAA attTGACTTCTGGGACAGTGCCTTTGCAGATATATTCAGGGGACTTGATGGTGGGAGAAACAAGTGTCACTTACCACACCGATATGGAGGAAATCAGCAGCCTGTTGGCTAATGCAGCCAACCCTGTACAGTTCATGTGCCAG GCCTTTAAAATCGTGCCATACAGCATAGAAGCACTGGACAAACTGTTGACTGAGTCACTCAAGAAGAACATTCCTGCCAGTGGTTTACACCTGTTTGGCATCAACCAGCTGGAAGAAGAAGATATGACAGCAA ATCAGAGGGATGAGGAGTTGCCAACACTGCTTCATTTCTCTGCAAAATATGGGCTGAAGAATCTCACTGCCTTGCTGCTTACATGCCCTGGAGCGCTGCAGGCCTACAGCGTAGCCAACAAGTATGGCCACTACCCAAACACCATAGCAGAAAAGCATGGCTTTAAGGATCTGCGCCAGTTCATTGATGAATATGTG gAAACTGCAGATATGCTGAAGACTCACATTAAGGAAGAGCTGATGCAAGGCGAGGAGGATGAGTCTGTTTATGAGTCCATGGCTCATCTGTCCACTGACCTGTTAATGAAATGTTCATTGAATCCTGGCTCCGATGAAGAGCTTTACGAATCCATGGCTGGATTTGTCCCTGGTCCTCCAGAAGATCTTT atgtAGAGATGCTTCAGTGCAAACCAGACACTCCAGTTGCTGGAGATGAAGTTTCTCTAACTACAAAAGACTCAATGCTGCGCAAGTTTTTAGAAG GAGGTAGCATGGACATGTCAAATTCAGAGGAAGGAGTTTATGAGCGGTGTGGTGAAGGTGTGTACTGCCCAGTGGAACAAGACACTTTTCCACAGGAAATGGCTAACAGACCTCCAGTTCCTGTTCCAAGACCAGAGTCTAGCTCTCCACAGCCAGACAATGAGCTGTACATCTCCAAAA tttttgCACAGAAAGCTCAAAGACCTGAGAATCTTTATGTCCCTAGAGGAAGGGTTAAGAAAG AGACAATAGTCAGGCCTGTAAGGGACCTGTCTCAGTCAAGCATATATGATCCATTTGCTGGAATGAAAACCCCAGGCCAACGGCAGCTGATAACATTACAGGAGCAAGTGAAAATGGGCATACTCAGCGTGGATGAAGCTGTACTTCATTTTAAGGAATGGCAACTGAATCAGAAAAAGAGATCAGAATCATTCCGGTTCCAGCAG GAAAATCTGAAACGTCTACGAGACAGCATAACCAGGAGGCAAATggagaagcaaaagaaagacaaaagtgCAG ATTTAGAAATTACAGTACCCATTCGACATTCTTATAATACTTTGGGGAGACCAGAATGTGGAATATATGAGTACACTCCCAGGAAAAAcgtttttccacagaaaaaggAGTTAAAACGAGGAGactggaaaacagaaagcacATCCAGTACAACAA GTAGTGCGAGTAACCGCTCTAGCACTCGGAGCATATTGAGTGTCAGCAGTGGGATGGAAGGGGACAGTGAG GACAACGAAGTCCCAGAAACAACTAGGAGCCGCAGCCCAGTTGCCCATCAAGCAGAGAGGCCACCTTTCCCAGAAAGGCCTCCCAGAGTGCCTCCTCGAGGTGCAAGCAG GCCTGTAAGCTGTGAAGGTTTTTATCCTCCACCTGTACCCCCAAGAGGTCGCTGA